A stretch of DNA from Variovorax paradoxus:
GTGCGCGTCGCGTTCGCAGAAGGCCGGCAGGTCGCCGCGGCGTTCGGCCCAGTGGGGGATGTAGCCCGCGAAGCCTGTGCGGCCCGTGGCCTTGGGCGTGAGCGGGGAGCGCAGGATCAGCGTGCCGTCGGCGCGCCGTTCGCACAGGGTCTGGCGAATCGCGTACGGCACGGCCCGGTAGCGCACCGCAGTGGGTGCCCGGGTGGGTTCGTCGGCGAGGGTTGTCATGTGTGTCGTGTCTCCGGAATTTTTCTGGCCCAACGCGAGGCCGCGGGCGTGTCAGGCCACCCGCGGCCGTCCCCACTTTGCGCGTGTTTACTTACTGCGGCGAGCCGGCCACCGCCACGATCTGGCCGGTGATGTAATTCGACTCGGGCAGGCAGAACAGGTACACCGCGCCGGCCGCTTCTTCCGGCGTGCCGCCGCGGCCCAGCGGGTTGCGCTGCGCATGCGACTTCAGCAACTCGGGGTTCAGCCCCACGCGGATGTCGCGGCCTTCGATGTTCACGGTGGCGCCGGCCTTGGCATCGGCATTGGTCATGCGGGTGTGGATCAGGCCGAAGGCCACCGCGTTGACGTTGACCTTGAAGCGGCCCCACTCGCGGCTGAGCGCGCGCGTCATGCCGATCACGCCGGCCTTGGCCGACGAGTAGTTCATCTGTCCGGCATTGCCGTTCAGCGCCGAGGTCGACGAGACGTTGACCACTTTGCGGTACACCTCGATGCCCTTTTCCTGGTCGGCCTGCGCCTGCGCCTTGATGACCGGGTAGGCCGCGCGCAGGATGCGGAAGGGCGCCGTCATGTGGCAGTCGACGATGGCGTGCCACTGCTCGTCGGTCATGCGCTGGATCACGTCGTCCCAGGTGAAGCCGGCGTTGTTGACGATGATGTCGATGCCCTTGAAGTGGTCCATCGCCGTCTTGATGTAGCGCTCGGCGAAGTCGGGCGCGCTGACGTTGCCCGCGCAGGCCACCGCCTCGGCGCCGCTCTTCTTCAGCAGCTCGACCGTCTCCTGCGCCGGGTCGGCGTCCAGGTCGTTGACCACGATGCGTGCGCCCTGGCTGGCCAGCTTCATGGCGATGGCCTGGCCGATGCCGCGACCCGAACCGGTGACCAGTGCCACCTTGCCGTCAAGAGTTCCCATGTGTCTATCTCCAGAAATGAATGAGTGAATGGATGGGGGTTCAGAGCGCGACCACGGCATCGCCCACGATGCGGGTCTCGCCGTACTGGTTGCGCGTTTCGATTGCGAGCTTCACGCGCTGCTCGCCGTTCACCTCGAACTTCTCGACCACCCGGCCCGTGCAGGTGATCTGGTGGCCCAGGTGCGTGATGCCGGTGAAGCGCACGCCGAAGCTGCGCAACTTGCGCTGGTCGACCCACTGCGTGAGCAGGCGTCCCAGGTAGGCCATCGACAACATGCCGTGCGCGAACACGTCGGGCATGCCGGCCTTGCGCGCGTAGTCGAGGTCAATGTGAATCTGGTTGTGGTCGCCCGAGGCGCCGGCGAACAGGGCCAGCGTGGTGCGGGTGATGGGCGGCAGGGCCAGCGGGGGCAGGGCGTCGCCGACAGTCGCGGTGGTGGGGGAAGGGGTGCTCATGGTCGTTGCCTTCTTCTTCATGCGTTCTTGTGAACGAGGATCGAGCGCAGGTCGGCCACGTGCTCGCCGCGCTGGTTGGTGACGCGCGACTTGCGCTCCACGAAGCTCAGTGCGCCGTCCTTCTTGTCGTAGATGTCGGCGATGTGCGTCTCGAACTGCAGCGTGTCGCCGGCGTAGGCCATGCGGTGGTAGTCGAAACTTTCTTCGCCGTGCAGGATGCGCGAGGTCACGATGCCCAGCGTTTCGCGCCAGGCGTTCGACGGAATCTGGAACTCCAGCGAGAACAGGAAGGTCGGCGGCAGCGGCAGGCCCGGATGCCCGGCATCGCGCGCGGCCGATTCGTCCAGATAGACGGGGTTGGTCTCGCCGATGGACTTGGCGAAGAAGCGCAGCTGCCCCGCCTCGGCCGTGGCCTTGTAGACCGGCAGCTTCATGCCGATGTGCTTCTTGTCGATCATGCGCTGGCCCTCTTGTAGATCGTCACGACACCGGCGCCGCCCAGGCCCAGGTTGTGCTGCAGCGCCACCTTGGCGCCTTCGACCTGGCGTTGGTCTGCCGTGCCGCGCAGTTGGTGCGTGAGTTCGTAGCACTGGGCCAGGCCGGTGGCGCCCAGCGGGTGGCCCTTGGACAGCAGGCCGCCCGAGGGGTTGGTGACCCAGCGACCGCCGTAGGTGTTGTCGCCGTCGTTCACGAGCTTCTCGCCTTCGCCTTCGCCGCACAGCCCCAGGCCTTCGTAGGTGAGCAGCTCGTTCTGCGCGAAGCAGTCGTGCAGCTCGATGACGTCGATGTCCTTGGGGCCGACGCCGGCCTGCTCGTAGGCCTGCTTCGCGGCCAGGGCCGTCATGTCGAAGCCGACCACGCGGATCATGTCCTTGGCGTCATAGGTGCTGGGCAGGTCGGTGGCGAGCGCCTGGCCGGCAATCAGCACGTCGGTGCGCAGGCCGCGCTTGCGGGCGAAGGCTTCCGACACCACGATGGCCGCGGCGCCGCCGCAGGTGGGTGGGCAAGCCATCAGGCGGGTGATGACGCCGTCCCACAGCATCGGCGCGTTCATCACGTCCTCGGTCGACACGA
This window harbors:
- a CDS encoding MaoC family dehydratase yields the protein MSTPSPTTATVGDALPPLALPPITRTTLALFAGASGDHNQIHIDLDYARKAGMPDVFAHGMLSMAYLGRLLTQWVDQRKLRSFGVRFTGITHLGHQITCTGRVVEKFEVNGEQRVKLAIETRNQYGETRIVGDAVVAL
- a CDS encoding lipid-transfer protein, coding for MANKVFVAGVGMIPFKKPGTSEPYDVMGEQAIRMALADAGLEFSDVQQAYAGYVYGDSTCGQKAVYRVGMTGIPVLNVNNNCATGSSALYLARQAVQSGAVDCALAFGFEQMNPGALKSRWDDRAPALERAAQVVDELVGHPEIPSAIRQFAGAGRAHMQKYGTKLETFAAIRAKASRHAANNPLAVFRNVVSTEDVMNAPMLWDGVITRLMACPPTCGGAAAIVVSEAFARKRGLRTDVLIAGQALATDLPSTYDAKDMIRVVGFDMTALAAKQAYEQAGVGPKDIDVIELHDCFAQNELLTYEGLGLCGEGEGEKLVNDGDNTYGGRWVTNPSGGLLSKGHPLGATGLAQCYELTHQLRGTADQRQVEGAKVALQHNLGLGGAGVVTIYKRASA
- a CDS encoding MaoC family dehydratase N-terminal domain-containing protein, whose amino-acid sequence is MIDKKHIGMKLPVYKATAEAGQLRFFAKSIGETNPVYLDESAARDAGHPGLPLPPTFLFSLEFQIPSNAWRETLGIVTSRILHGEESFDYHRMAYAGDTLQFETHIADIYDKKDGALSFVERKSRVTNQRGEHVADLRSILVHKNA
- a CDS encoding SDR family NAD(P)-dependent oxidoreductase; this encodes MGTLDGKVALVTGSGRGIGQAIAMKLASQGARIVVNDLDADPAQETVELLKKSGAEAVACAGNVSAPDFAERYIKTAMDHFKGIDIIVNNAGFTWDDVIQRMTDEQWHAIVDCHMTAPFRILRAAYPVIKAQAQADQEKGIEVYRKVVNVSSTSALNGNAGQMNYSSAKAGVIGMTRALSREWGRFKVNVNAVAFGLIHTRMTNADAKAGATVNIEGRDIRVGLNPELLKSHAQRNPLGRGGTPEEAAGAVYLFCLPESNYITGQIVAVAGSPQ